The stretch of DNA CACCTAAAGTGACAAcaaatttaatttggaaaaattccACCAGGATTTTTAACACTCCACGTAACATCTTCTTGTAGTTGGTGTACATTCTATAACAAAAGGAAATCTGTCTCCTTCCAAATTAGAATTTTCCAAAGGgtattttccatttatctttttccACTTCATAACTTATTTTATGTGGTGTAGAAGTTATTACAATCTTTACACAGTAGAATATTTGCCGGAAAAACTGGGATTTTCTATTGGTGCATCCCACTGAGGCGGGGGAAATGCCTAGTTCGTGAGAGCTTTCATTTAACAGTTAATTGCTGGACTGAATTTCTTAAGGATAAAGCGGTCTTTAATGGAGGACAGTTTTTTCACAAGGAAACAAGAATTTTGGAGCTAGATACTAGCAACTGTTCACTTTGTTGCTTTTGTGAGCACATTCAAACTTTTAATCTTACCTCAGCCATGATATTTTTGAGCTGCAGAATACAAAGAAATTTAGCTCACCAAATACTTGCATTGGCTTTCAAAATGTTTATGGCAGCCTCTGCAGCTCTATGTTTCGCCAGCTTCTTACTTGTACCTTCACCTGAATtaaggttaagaaaaaaatgtctttacatGCTGTGAAAATGTGAGGCTTGCATAGATGTTTGcataatacaaaacaaaaggactagtttatatatatatatacacacacacacacacacaaaggtaatACAAATATATACTACGTTCTGTAACAAAGCATTCACCACATAAAATTCATAGTTTTATGTATAACTCCATGCATACCTACATTAAAAATCCTTGCTTAcgttatatatgtttattatataaaatggtaataaagtAGACCATGTCacactttctgaaaaaaaaatgcaacttagTATTTTACTCTTCCTTATTCCTAGAGGAAGAGGAAATTCCTCTGTAGCAAGAAGTTCCTTTAAGGGAGCCACTTATACCAACACTGACAACAAACTGCACAGTTTTATTCTAATAGTTCATCCTATGCTGCACTAAACCCCTGTTTGGCTAAGCACTCATGGCTACATGTTGGCTACAGTGGGAGAAGGTTTATATGGGGAACGTGAGAGATCGTTATGTGTCTTCCATACAATCTGTATCCCTTACCTAAGTAGCTAACAGGGTGGTAGGGGATAGGCCCGACTAACCACTGAGACTGAAGCCTAATTTCAGTAAGCCATCACACCTGTTAAATGGTTAACTccaatctttttccttttgagttcAAGCTAGGTGTTGAGAACACTTCAAAAGTGGAACCAGAGTGCTGATGTCCATTTCTCTGATGTGAAGGATAGAAAGAGGATATGGAATAAATTTCAactgtgacccccacccccaaatgtcGGAGGACATACAAATCATCTGCCTTTATCCACTAACCTAGGTATTAGGGATACAGGAGAGTATGAAACAGaatccctgcccttaaagagcaCACAGTCTAGTGCGGGATTTTGTCTGGAAAGATCCATCTGAGGCTGTAGGGGAGGCACACAAAAGGGGTCACTCCCCTCCTCTTGGTAAGGATTGGGAAAGGTTTCACAAGGGAAGAGATAAAAGATTAGTAAAAGCTAGTAAGGTGGGTTAGgaagaatattccaggcagagaaaatcAGCACCTATAAGGGCTTAGAGGCAACACAGAGCATGGTATTCTCCAGAGCCCTAAGCAGCTGGGTAGGTAGGAGTTTAAGGATACGAGCTTTGAGATAAAAGGCTACAGGGTTGGGAGGGTAGGAAGAGAGGTCAAAGAACCGCCTTCTAAAcctgtgcttctcaaattttaatgtgcaaAGGAATTGCCTgggaattttgttaaaatgcatacTCTGATCCCACAGGTCTGGCATGGGGCTGGATATTCTAGAGCAGTTGCATCAAGGGCCCAGGTGATATTAATGCTGCTGATCACATTTTGAGAGGCAAGCCTATCAAGTCATATTAAGACGCCTGTATTTATGCAGAGGGTGACGGGCAAACCACCGGATGGATTTAAAGAGCAAGAAACACATGAGCAGACTTGACTGCCAGCATCCAAAGGGGAATGGCCAGCCCAAGCCTAGAAGCTGAGAGAGCAGCAGCAAGTGGCAGCTATGGTTTCAGTGTGAGACACCGATGGCCCAGACAACAGCAAGGGGAAGACAAGGTAAGCTGCTTAAGAAGTAAGACTTGGTGGGAGAGTGGGCAaggggtagagggggagagaaaaaggtCACCAAAATGACAGCCAGTGTTCTACTGTGGGCAAATAGGTGATGGTGGTACCTTTAGGGAGCTAGGAAATGCAGGGGCAACAGACTTGAGGGAAGAGAGATGGAGTCAGTCTGGGACAATGAGAGACCGAGGTGGCTTTGGATCATCCAAGTGAAGATGCCCGGCAAGCACAGGTTGACAGATTGTGCTAGAACCGGGCTTGGGCTGAAGACAGATTTCAGGATTAGCAGCCTTTAGATGGCATTTGAAGCTGTGGAGGTACATAAACTTGCTAGGAAGACAGGACAGCGTGAGGGGAGAAGGGGATCCAAGCAGAATAGGTGGCTGCCACGGACTGTTAATTCCCGGTCTAAAACACCTTGAAGGAAAAAagactatttcttttcttaaattttcactgaatatttaaaaatagacctgttcAATGAGTAATGCAATGATTCTATGGTTCATTATGAGGAAACTTCCAGCTAGCACCTACAATCCACCTGCTTCATATAGATTGAAAAAGCCTCAAAATGTCCTTAAAGAGATTTCAAAGAACATAGTGGACTCCCGATTTTCAGGGACCTAAACAAATGTTGCCTTTAGATTACCAGATGGTGCAACTCTAGCCTTCTTGTCGAATTGTTTTCTTGGCATTCTTCcaaattaaatttagttattcattattttctgtgtttgcaATTAAATAGATACATAAGGCATAAAATGCCTACATTTGCAAATGGCCAACTTCAGTTATCATTTGTTCAAGCTCACAGACCACACTATGGGGAGTCTGAACTCTGAAACTTCAttgctatgtgactttgggtATGTTAACTGATAATCTCTCTGACcctgtttcctcatgtgtaaaaaaGGGAGATGACATCTTAAAACCTGTACAGTCAGGAAGTAGAAGGTGCTATGAATTATGACATTTGAGccatctttctcattttgtttgggTACAGAATCAACTGTGGTACAATGGGCCCCAAGTGCCAGATGAGCCCATACAAAAAGCATAGAGGCTCAGAAAATTTTGGGGTTATGTCTCCCAGCATCTTCTATAATCTATGAAACTTGTCAGCACCTACTGATCCCGCTATGGTTCCTCCAAGAAccttccctgcttctccttcattcTTGGAAGAACCCTAGGAGGATCCTAGGGCATGTTTCTGAGCTTCTCTTGGTATCTGGAGAAGAGAAAATTAGGGAGAGAATCAGATGAAGTTGGAAAGTCCCCATGACCTGAGATGGGAGGTCTCAGTTTCAAGAGCCTGCTCCTCACGGCTGTCCCtgggttggaaaaaaaaaggggggggggcactttTCCGAACTGAAAAGCAATACCAAGTCTTGCCGGCCCACCCACAGGACCACGGGGCGAACTGTGCATACAGACCTGTGCAGGTTATGTCCCCAACGGTTACTCTGAAGGTGAAAGTGGGCACGTGTATTTGCACATCCGATCTTTCACATTCATAAACCGGGATGTTCTTGGTCTTCATGCCGTATTCGTGTAGTACCTGAATTGGTGTTTTCCCTGGCTTAGCTGTGATCATCTTCCCCAAACTGCAAAAACCAGAAAAGGGTGTGCTTTGCATGCCCAAGCGGGCAGGGAAGCAGGAGCAAACAGAGGCGAGCGGGGACTGCCCCGACGCCGATGCGGGGGGCGCCGGGATGGCGAAGCGccccagggccccggccccgctgCGAGGGCTCCGGGGAGCGGACGTGGGCGCGCGCCGGGGGGGCTGCCGGGGGGCTCCCTGGGGTCCCGGCGCCGCAGCCGCTCAGGACCCAGCCCGCAGGACCCGGTCCCGCCGAGGGGGGGCGGCCGcgcgcccctgcccccctctcccccccccctccccgcgcagCCCGCggcccgggaggggcggggccaggcttGCAGCCCCGGGCCCGCGCGCCGCCGAGACGGCGAGAGGCGCGGAGGGGGCTTTACCCAGAATGCCGCCGCACgctcccccgccccggcccgccccggccccgccgctccCGGCCCCGCCGCTCCCGGCCCTGCCCGCCTCGGCCCCGGCGATCCGCGCGCTGACCTGAAGGTCCCGCTGTCCTCGCGCTCCAgcggcggggccgcggcgcgATGCCTGCTCTGGGACATGGCGAGAAGCGGCGGCTTGGCGGAAGAGCGCTGCGGAGCGACGTGCTCGCTCCCCGGGCCGGCCGGTCCCCCCCAGGAGCgccccaccgccgccgccgcctccctctcctccaggcTTGCGTCCCTcccgcggcggggccgggcgggggcggagcCTCGGTGCGGCGGCGGCGCCGGCCACGCCCCCTGGCGGCCCGGGCTGCAGCCCCGACTCCAagccgggccccgcccctcctaGGCCACGCCCCTCCGAGGCCACGCCCCCTTCCCATTCCCGCTTCCCGGCGTATCCCCCCGCCCTCCAACCCCGGGCCTCGGCGAGGCCGCAGTTCTCGGTCCTTAAAAGGAGGCGGCTTCCGGCCGCGGGGGGCAGCCTGTTGGGCTCCCAGCCTCCCGCTGTGTGAGGCCTGCCGCTCTGCTTCTGTTTcggtggctgggggggggggggggggtcggggagCTGAAGGGGGTTAGGGATCCGGGCTGcatccttttaagaaaaagacttCAGAATCCTAAACGCAGGATCGCTGCGGAAGGTCCCGGGGCTCGGCCCCGGAGCTTGGGAGTCGCGGTCCGTCGGCCCCCGGGGCTGGCGCGGGCTcccctgggctgggccctgcgtcggggggtgggggggctcgcGGGGATGCCCGGGGATGCCCGGGGGCTGCACCCTCCGCCCCCCCAGCTTCTCCCGCCCCGCGGCTCCCATTGTCTCCATCTAGGCGTTCGCCGCGACAGGAACGCTGGGCCGGTGCATCCGAGCAAGGCCCCTTAGGGGAGGGAAAACGACTGCTTTTCCGTGGGCTCCCGTGAAATGCTGTCTCCGCACGCCTGTGTGGTTAGTCGCTGTTGCCTTCCCCTGGGATGCACCCACCCCCTTCGGCGGGGAGCCGCCTGCGACGGTGGATGTGTCGCCCAGGGGTTTGCTAGCCACTTGCAGAAACGGTGCCCCGTGCTTTCTCTGCGTCGTGGAAGGGGGCACGGTGCTGTCCACACAAAGGGAcgttattaaaaactttttttgggggggttgggtTTGCTTTTTGGGGGGGTTACATGAGAGCTTGGTTGTATGACACCTTGGATCCTTGCAAGCAAATGAAAACAGCATCCAGAATCTAATCAAGGTGATTTATATTATTTGGGACTTGGGCCTATTCTATCTTCCACCCACTGTCCCCTCTGTGTATGTATCGAGTTTACTACCTGCTGTTAAGCTCTAAGGAGTATCCAACTATAAGTGCAcatacctattaaaaaaaaaaaaatatatatatatatatatatatataaacctccACATAACTATGGTAATGCAATATTTCAGCTCTCAGCTTGgtctctaaaatttatttttttgccacgATATCTTAAAGACAAGCCCAAACTTCATATagctctctttatttattttatttttttaaaaaaaattttgagtataTAGCTCTCTTTAAAGGTTGAGCAACGGAGATAATGATGAAACAAGACAAGCCCAAACTTCATATagctccctttatttttttaatttaaaaaaaattttttttgagtatataGCTCTCTTTAAAGGTTGAGCAATGGAGATaatgatgaaacaaaataaatacagcGCTATTTCAAAGAGTTGTCTGTGTGCCAGCTTCAGAATAAGAAAACCCCTAAGTCatagttatttatatatgtattagtcTTATACAGTTATCTGTCTACGTGTTTATATGTGTAATATGGCTTTTGTTATTTCATAAAAATCTGCATGCAATTGTTTCTCTATATTCtgtgaatttatattttgtattaatcATGAATAATTAATGTTTTACATTAATACAAGAAGGAAAGCatacaagaaggaaaatgaatgaactgtATAGTATAAGGATTCACAATAGCACTTGACTGTTGCCACAATTGGCATGATGAAGTGAAGGAATTCCCTTTGGACCATGTCCACTGTAGATGATATCCAGGGCCAATGTTAGTGTCTAAATTGCATTATTGCCGTAGGGCTACAGGTGTCCTTAAAGCTGGCAAACTACTATCAACAGTAACCCTCATCAAGGACATtggtcatgttttaaaattaatagttttcTGTATATGTTTTAGTGCTTATGGGCGGCAATTCCAAATTGACTTGCTTTCAGTATATCATTTTACACTGTTGATCTATAATTCATAACCTGAGCACACCAGGGGAGGCAGTGTTGTGAATTGTACACTGGCAAGCTACGTGGTGAAACCatgctttgtatttttaatgtgtttaattatatttaaaatcaagCAAGGCTGAGGGTTGTGTCTGGTTTTCTGTGAAAGTATGGATTGTTTTCTGAGGGTTGCAGTTGATGACGTTTTGATACCGTATTAATATGTTTGCTGCTGCTACCAAGAGTTTTGTCAAGCAAGTTGGAGATGGAGGGAGATTAGTTCCTGTTCCAAGCCTCAGTGAGGCTGACAAATACCAACCTCTAAGTCTGGTGGTAAAAAAGAAGCGATGCTTTCTCTTTCCTAGATATAAATTTACCTCAACACCTTTTACGCTGAAAGATATCCTTCTAGGAGACAGAGAAATTTCAGCTGGTAAGTTTAAATATCTGTTTGGGAGTGACTACTCATTCAGCTATGGTATTGATAGTCTAAACATAGGTTGTATATGCTAATATGTGTAATATTTGCACATTGATAAAAGCAAACTTATAGTAGTAATAATACTAGGATTAATATGTAAAATTTGCATAGTATCAAATCTCTTATTGGTTGAATAATTTTCCAACCTATTTGGTGAAattattgtataattttattgCAATTGCTTTATCGATTGTTTTAACTGAAACAACTTAGAATAggacaaaataatatatttcttcatctataaaatgggatattacGCTTTCCTATCTTACAGGGTCAAATGAAAGTaattgacatttatttcttatgaCTCAGTTATTGCAACTGGTAAACTGAAATGTATTTTACAGGCTAGATTAGAAAACATTGATATTTTGACAAATAATTTGTTATaaacacttgtttttctttcagccACTCAGTGGATCTTACAGCTTTGAGAATTCTTTTGGTGGAACAAAAGAACTTGAGTTCTCTTTTTAAGTactctattttttgttgttgttgtttttttttttttaatttttttatttatttatgatagtcacagagagagagagagagaggcagagacacaggcggagggagaagcaggctccatgcaccgggagcctgatgtgggattcgatcccgggtctccaggatcgcgccctgggccaaaggcaggcgccaaaccgctgcgccacccagggatccctattttttgttgttatatgaGTTGCTAGTTTAAGTCTTGGCATGAAGTGTCACCTTTCTCAACATCTGTGTAATGGAATCTTCAATAGtaaattaatacattattatatgtAATCTATATTAGATGAATTtgagacatttaaagaaatattgatttcagggcacctgtgtggctcaatggttgagcgtctgtctgcctttggcccaggtcgtaaTTCTGgtgttctgggatcgagttccacatcaggctcccctccctctgcctatgtctctgtgtttctcatgaataaattaataaaatatttttaaaaataagtaaaaaatattgatttcctTCATAAAGGTATTTCATCTTATCAGTTACTGAATTATGAAGATGAATCAGATGTTTCCCTTTATGGAAGGCGAGGCAACCATATTGTGAATGACGTTGGGATTAACGTCACTGGATCAGATTCTGTTGCAGTAAAAGCTTCATTTGGTGTAGTGACCAAACACGAAGTGGAAGTATCAACATTGCTCAAGGAAATTACTACACGGTCAGTAGAATAATACTTAATGTACTTAAatgtgttcattaaatatttggatTGTATGGACTTTGTTACAAGGAATTCTGAAAACATTCAGGTGATGTATATCATCTAatgtaatttctttgttttatttgtttggaaTACTTCAAATTAGCAATATATCCAGACTTTAGATAAGGGTAGATATCCAAAATCATTTGGCTTAAACAGAATTTTTAGGTGTTCCACAAAATTGCTTTGACCAGGTACACATTTGCTAAATTATTAGATTAAAAGAATACactggggtgcctgcgtggctcagttggttaagcagccaactcttgatttcagctcaggtcgtgatctcagagtcctgtgttgggctctgtgcttggcaaggagtctgcttgaggattctcactctccctctccctctgcccctccctctgcttgcacatgtgcttctctctctccaaaatagaaataaatccataaaaaaaaaaaatgctaatctGCTTGTAACAAATATACTAAGGGAGTCTCTTCCAACAGACTCCTATAATAAGCAcgttttaagaaaagagaaaaaagagccaGATTATTAATGGCTTTTGAGCAGACTTTCTGATTTGTAGTAGACCTGCTTTGATTTACTTTTAgttacagtgcacaggacagcaaAAAAATGTACTCGATTGTATGTAACTGGGTGTGACAGATTCTTGTGAATAtctctattctttattttagaaaaattaattttgaccACAGCTTGATACGTCAGACAAGGAGCAACAGAAAGGCAGTATTGTGTGTGGTCATGGAAAGCATTCGGACCACGAGGCAGTGCTCGCTGTCTGTGCATGCTGGAATTCGCGGGGAAGCCATGCGGGTAAACCACACTCATTAGGTTTCTCTTACTAAAAAGGTGCattgggaattttttaaaagttctcaattTCTAATGAGATGTGTGCATTTTGTCAGATGTTGAGATTAAAGAACTACCAGTGCATATAGGATTTTGCACAGTAAtggttttgttttagaattaaaaaaaaaaaaatctgagaaaacttTGATCCTGAGTGTATAATATAATTCAAACAAAACATGAATCCTAATGAAGTAATGCATACTGGAGTCCTTCTATTACTATTTAAATGATGTTGGAAGAATAAAAGTTGAATGCTTATGTTGAATTCTTGATTTTAAGTAATGTGCtttatacttgaatttttaaaagttgactttatattaattttcctAAAGTAAGACCATAATGGCCAAATGTGCTTTATTCAATGTTAAATACTTTTAGAAAACTCTTGGAAATTATTCGTGTTTGGTTCTCTGGCTCAGTATTATTTGTCTTTGTTAATCACATAGTAATGACACATAATCGTCATGGTTTTATTAAAATCAGTTGTTAGAGTTCAATGAAAAACTTTTTGAATTTTTGCAAATAGAAGTTCTGTTCAGTGGCTACATTTAGCTAGCTGTCCAGTGAGTTGTTTAATGGATTATTTTGGGGGcacaaacaaacatttatttaatggtTGGAGATTATTATGGTAAATAAGTTGATGATTGCTTTGGAAAACTGAAAACTCTGGAGGCTTTGGAATAGTAGACATAGTAGGCTAAAAACAACTGTAGCACTTAAACAGATGGCttgtggttgaaaaaaaaaaaggcgtctGTGTCGGAGAGCATTACTGTTGTGGTAGCACTAATCATTGGCCCTAGTGCCAGTGTTCTGAGAAAGTGGTGACCCGTTCCTAGATTGTGAGACCTCCTTGACCCGTTTAGACTTCTGGTCTAAACAGTTAAATTCAATgggataatttgtttttgttttaatagtaaGATTGTatgaaatgttttgtttctctaaaaaGCTATCCTTACATATTATGCTccttaataatattatttacttatttactatagtttcattttatggatgaacaGAATCCCAAGGGAAGGGACAAAGCTATTGTTTTTCCGGCACACACAACCATAGCTTTCAGTATTTTTGAACTCTTCATTTACTTGGATGGTGCCTTTGGTAAGTGAATGATTTGCATGAAACActgagattatatttttaagaatttcatgGGAAACAAACACACTATGTAATTGTAGGAGAATGATACTGCCAGCACTGTCAATCTTATGCTTGGGTAAAGTGGCTGGGAAAGACCATCTGGTCCCTACTACTTACCCACtacctcttttctccttttttttttttttttaagatttttaaaaatttattcatgagccacacaaagaaagaggcagagacataggcagagggagaagcagggaggtggatgtgggactggatcccaggaccccaggatcatgacctgagcatgaGGCACATGCtcgaccactgagtcacccaggtaccccaggaagTCTACTCAAGAAACCTAACAGTGGTGATCTCTGGAGTGGAAAACTGAGGCTGGGGTCCAGGATAGACAGGAGACTTGTTACTGTATCCCCTGCTTGTAGTCTGGATTTTGTACCTTGTGACTATTAGCTTCTCCaaagatacataaaatttaaCTTAATGCAGCGAATGACATACACCAGAATTTTCCAACCACAACTAAAACTCCCAGTAAAATGAACCGTTCACGTTATAAcatcttctaaaaaattttttttatagaccTTTGTGTCACTTCAGTGTCAAAAGGAGGATTTGAGAGGGAAGAAACTGCAACGTTTGCACTGCTCTACAGATTGAGGAATATTCTATTTGAGAGAAGTATGTCCATTGAAGAGtatttcaaatgtgtttttttttttttttctccttggattAACATTTGAGTTTATCTAGTCGGTACTCCTTCTGTTAAGGAGGAATTTAAATCTAAAAGCCAAATGATTTCATGACCGATGGTTTAGATTCACGTACTTACAATGCAGTTTGGTTCTGTGTTACTTCTTTGACTTCTAACACACTTCTCTGTGTTTGTGCTTTTAGATAGAAGAGTGATGGATGCCATTTCTCGTTCACAGCTTTACTTAGATGATCTTTTTTCTGACTATTATGACAAACCTCTCAGCATGACGGATATTTCTCTCAAAGAAGGGACTCATATCCGAGTTAACCTGCTTAATCACAACATTCCAAAAGGACCTTGCATACTCTGCGGAATGGGGAACTTTAAAAGGGAGACGGTTTATGGATGCTTTCAGTGCTCTGTCGATGGGCAGAAGTATGTGAGACTTCATGCAGTTCCTTGTTTTGATGTTTGGCacaaaaggatgaaataaaatggaaaatgaaagtaGTGTGTTTAGGTGCAACTGTGCCACACACCTTTCCAAAATCACCTACATATGCTTTGGTGAATTGTGGCAAGttaaagagggaaagagaaactcacCTGCCTGGGcatcattttcttcatccataagCATGGAGATGATAATGGTGGCTGCCCTATAAATTGTCATAAAGATTATATTGTTTAtgtgaggatgcctgggtggctcagtggttgaacatctgccttcgactcagggtcttgggatcgagtcccacatcaggctccctgcgtggagtctgtgtctccctctgcctgtgtctctgcctctttctttctctgtctctcatgagtaaataaaatctttaaaaatatatatatatatagtttatgtgAAAACaggtttatatataaattttaaaatataaatgctcCTCCATGAAATCTACCAGTTACTTTAGAATTATATTTGGGATTAGGTTATCATTTTAGATAATTTTACATGCTGATTTTTCCAGAtatcaattctatttttaattgacttttaattcAACATTAAGAATGACAAGAGGTTAAAAGTGGTGACTTTATGGTACTTTAACCATTGCCTTAGATctggtaaaatgagaaaaatgtgttaATAATTTAATGTAATCCTAAATGTTTAATTGTGGTATCAAATGAAAAGCACATTGAGCACAGCATGGGGTTTTGTGTACACAGTTAACAGGGTGATTCATAGTATGCCATCCTGTAATATACACATGCTCACTAGTTTTGTCTTTATAAAAACCCACTACTGTCATTTTAAAGGTAAGGCAGCTAGGACACCTTTATCTTTCTCctttgaaaatgattaaaattgggggatgcctgggtggctcaggggtttagcgcatgcctttggcccagggcgtgatcctggagtcccaggatcgagtcccgcgttgggctccctgcatggagcctgcatagagcctgcctctctctctctctctctctctctgtgtctctcataaataaataaaatcttaaaaaaaaaaagaaaatgcttaaaatactTAACATATTTAGTTCTGAGAGACCTTTTTCATCTACTCTGTAAGATATCTGCCATTTTTCATATACAACCTCAATTATTAATTCATTATACAGCCTTcttaaaataattgcaaaagTAATGAAAATTCTAGAACTCAAAATGCAGTGATAGCACTCACTACTAGATATATATGCCTGTGAAAGcataaagcaaaaaaaagcataaagcaatTGTGTAAATACAAAATACCTGATTATGAATGtagaatgattaaaattttatttaaatgtgattTGAGTTTTAGAATCAGTCTCCATTTAACATcatccatgatttttaaaaacataactttaaaagcactttgaaaacaATGGGACAGAAAGGATAGAATTATGAACAGTTTGCATTATGGCATGATTTCCACGTATACCTTCTTTCACTGTActtttgagaagaatatgtaagTCAAATGCAAGTCTGAGTATACTGATTGCAAAATGctctagtgactttttttttttttaatgtagaggGTGGGGACAGTTTCCAAACCAAAACATATTATTGAGTCACCAACTTAGTTCAATTCAGTGGAGGTTTTCCTGAGCGAAGTCAAGGAACAAGAATTGTCAACTGAGCAAGTGAGGAGGAGTTACAAAATTGGGTACAGGCATGAAGCACTgttgggaggaaagaaaagagagtgaaGGGTTTGGTTTTATGAAGTGTCAAACTCTGTGCTATGCATACGTGATATCCGTTAATCTGGTGGTTTTTGCATTACCCACCCCTGCACTTTTTAGATAATAGAATTTCTGGCAATGTCACTAAGAGGTTAAAAGATGAACACTGAACAATGATTTGGAAAGAGCAAGtttcagaaaatggaaaagctttgtttttaactcattttgagCAGAGCTATTTAGTGCCTGACCATACCTTGCTACATCCGCAGGGGGCAAAACTGTACATGTTCCAGTAAATAACATGCACTATCTATGGCACCAGTAGGATCTTCTACAGCATCTCTTACCTCCTGTTCTCAACAGGTTGGATGTCATGATTTGCCCATGACACAAAATTGCCATGGGAGCATAGATCCCCGTTTGTATCCTCATCTGATATCCTCATGTGTAAATTCTGCACGTTTCCAAAAATGTGACGGCGTACCAGTGTAATGCTCATTTGTGATCAATAACAAGAACATCATAAAATGTAGTGACTTCAAATAGAGGTACATAGGGAAAGGGAACTAGAAACTAAGAAATACCATGGCATGAATCTaagaagatgaagacaaaaaGTTAGGGATGGTGGA from Vulpes vulpes isolate BD-2025 chromosome 3, VulVul3, whole genome shotgun sequence encodes:
- the PJVK gene encoding pejvakin isoform X1; its protein translation is MFAAATKSFVKQVGDGGRLVPVPSLSEADKYQPLSLVVKKKRCFLFPRYKFTSTPFTLKDILLGDREISAGISSYQLLNYEDESDVSLYGRRGNHIVNDVGINVTGSDSVAVKASFGVVTKHEVEVSTLLKEITTRKINFDHSLIRQTRSNRKAVLCVVMESIRTTRQCSLSVHAGIRGEAMRFHFMDEQNPKGRDKAIVFPAHTTIAFSIFELFIYLDGAFDLCVTSVSKGGFEREETATFALLYRLRNILFERNRRVMDAISRSQLYLDDLFSDYYDKPLSMTDISLKEGTHIRVNLLNHNIPKGPCILCGMGNFKRETVYGCFQCSVDGQKYVRLHAVPCFDVWHKRMK
- the PJVK gene encoding pejvakin isoform X2, with translation MESIRTTRQCSLSVHAGIRGEAMRFHFMDEQNPKGRDKAIVFPAHTTIAFSIFELFIYLDGAFDLCVTSVSKGGFEREETATFALLYRLRNILFERNRRVMDAISRSQLYLDDLFSDYYDKPLSMTDISLKEGTHIRVNLLNHNIPKGPCILCGMGNFKRETVYGCFQCSVDGQKYVRLHAVPCFDVWHKRMK